A window from Diachasmimorpha longicaudata isolate KC_UGA_2023 chromosome 5, iyDiaLong2, whole genome shotgun sequence encodes these proteins:
- the LOC135162327 gene encoding GTP:AMP phosphotransferase AK3, mitochondrial isoform X1 translates to MVKVHTSLVHPKAFRSVILGAPASGKGTVSSRIVNYFGITHISSGDKLRDHVARQTEMGKRVKKYMDEGSFVPDDVMIEFIHQELTSVGNKNILLDGFPRTVTQAQKLQQLHPMNHVLNLVVPHSIIIERVKNRWVHLPSGRVYNVGFNDPKVSGRDDVTGEPLSQRIDDKPEVVAKRLTDYVTKTEKVIEYYRQLGILNEFKGNTTDEMWPKIRDFVNQCIYENK, encoded by the exons ATGGTCAAAGTACACACATCTTTGGTACACCCTAAGGCATTTAGAAGTGTTATTCTGGGTGCACCAGCTTCCGGTAAAGGCACAGTGTCTTCCAGGATAGTCAATTATTTTGGAATTACTCACATTTCTAGCGGAGATAAATTGAGAGATCATGTGGCTCGTCAAACAG aaATGGGAAAACGGGTGAAGAAATATATGGATGAAGGCAGTTTTGTGCCGGATGATGttatgattgaatttattcaccaGGAATTGACGTCTGTgggcaataaaaatattctgctcGATG GATTTCCTCGGACAGTGACACAAGCTCAGAAACTTCAGCAACTGCACCCAATGAACCACGTCCTAAACTTGGTGGTGCCGCACTCAATTATAATAGAAAGAGTGAAAAATCGATGGGTTCATCTGCCGAGTGGACGAGTCTACAACGTTGGGTTCAACGATCCCAAAGTTTCG GGGAGAGATGATGTAACGGGTGAGCCACTGAGCCAAAGAATCGACGACAAACCAGAGGTGGTAGCAAAGAGGCTGACTGATTACGTCACAAAAACGGAGAAGGTTATAGAATATTATCGGCAGCTGGGAATTCTCAATGAATTTAAGGGCAATACAACCGACGAAATGTGGCCAAAAATAAGAGACTTTGTAAATCAAtgtatttatgaaaataaatag
- the LOC135162327 gene encoding GTP:AMP phosphotransferase AK3, mitochondrial isoform X2, with protein MVKVHTSLVHPKAFRSVILGAPASGKGTVSSRIVNYFGITHISSGDKLRDHVARQTGFPRTVTQAQKLQQLHPMNHVLNLVVPHSIIIERVKNRWVHLPSGRVYNVGFNDPKVSGRDDVTGEPLSQRIDDKPEVVAKRLTDYVTKTEKVIEYYRQLGILNEFKGNTTDEMWPKIRDFVNQCIYENK; from the exons ATGGTCAAAGTACACACATCTTTGGTACACCCTAAGGCATTTAGAAGTGTTATTCTGGGTGCACCAGCTTCCGGTAAAGGCACAGTGTCTTCCAGGATAGTCAATTATTTTGGAATTACTCACATTTCTAGCGGAGATAAATTGAGAGATCATGTGGCTCGTCAAACAG GATTTCCTCGGACAGTGACACAAGCTCAGAAACTTCAGCAACTGCACCCAATGAACCACGTCCTAAACTTGGTGGTGCCGCACTCAATTATAATAGAAAGAGTGAAAAATCGATGGGTTCATCTGCCGAGTGGACGAGTCTACAACGTTGGGTTCAACGATCCCAAAGTTTCG GGGAGAGATGATGTAACGGGTGAGCCACTGAGCCAAAGAATCGACGACAAACCAGAGGTGGTAGCAAAGAGGCTGACTGATTACGTCACAAAAACGGAGAAGGTTATAGAATATTATCGGCAGCTGGGAATTCTCAATGAATTTAAGGGCAATACAACCGACGAAATGTGGCCAAAAATAAGAGACTTTGTAAATCAAtgtatttatgaaaataaatag
- the Sps1 gene encoding inactive selenide, water dikinase-like protein isoform X1, producing the protein MADLQGTPVSQDALSVGQLELGNNPNALALRRPFDPVAHDLDATFRLTRFADLKGUGCKVPQEVLGKLLEGLQADDGSAQDHEHAHFMHMAIPRIGIGMDSSVTPLRHGGLSLVQTTDFFYPLVDDPYMMGKIACANVLSDLYAMGVTECDNMLMLLGVSTKMTEKERDVVVPLIMRGFKDSALEAGTTVTGGQTVVNPWCTIGGVASTVCQPNEYIVPDNAVVGDVLVLTKPLGTQVAVNAHQWLDQPDRWNRIKLVVSEDDVRKAYQRAMDSMARLNRIAARLMHKYNAHGATDVTGFGLLGHAQNLAKHQKNEVSFVIHNLPVIAKMAAVAKACGNMFQLLQGHSAETSGGLLICLPREQAAAYCKDIEKQEGYQAWIIGIVEKGNRTARIIDKPRVIEVPAKEKDGELW; encoded by the exons ATGGCGGATCTACAGGGAACACCGGTGAGCCAGGACGCCCTGTCCGTTGGTCAACTGGAGCTGGGAAATAATCCAAACGCACTGGCGTTACGCAGGCCTTTTGATCCAGTTGCACATGATCTTGATGCTACTTTCCGTCTGACGCGTTTTGCTGATTTAAAAGGATGAGGGTGTAAAGTCCCTCAGGAGGTACTTGGTAAACTCCTTGAGGGACTACAAGCTGATGATGGTAGTGCACAGGATCATGAGCATGCACACTTCATGCACATGGCCATTCCCagaattg gGATTGGCATGGACTCCTCCGTAACGCCACTTCGGCATGGTGGACTTAGTTTGGTGCAAACCACAGACTTCTTCTACCCTCTAGTCGATGATCCTTACATGATGG GTAAAATTGCTTGTGCCAATGTCTTAAGCGATCTATACGCAATGGGTGTGACAGAGTGTGATAACATGTTAATGCTACTTGGTGTAAGCACGAAGATGACCGAGAAAGAACGGGATGTTGTTGTGCCACTCATCATGAGGGGATTCAAAGATTCTGCCCTGGAAGCTGGGACCACTGTAACAGGTGGACAAACGGTTGTGAATCCCTGGTGCACTATTGGTGGAGTCGCCTCCACAGTTTGTCAGCCTAACGAGTACATTGT CCCAGATAATGCTGTTGTGGGAGACGTTTTGGTTCTTACAAAACCTCTGGGGACTCAGGTTGCAGTGAATGCACATCAGTGGTTAGATCAACCGGATCGTTGGAACAGAATTAAACTTGTCGTCAGTGAGGACGATGTCAGAAAGGCCTATCAACGAGCTATGGACAGTATGGCAAGACTCAACAGAATAG CTGCCCGCTTAATGCACAAATACAACGCTCACGGGGCAACAGATGTTACAGGGTTTGGCCTGTTGGGTCATGCCCAGAATCTAGCGAAACACCAAAAGAATGAAGTGTCCTTCGTGATTCACAATCTACCTGTGATAGCAAAAATGGCAGCAGTGGCAAAGGCCTGTGGCAACATGTTCCAACTGCTTCAGGGTCACTCAGCAGAGACCAGTGGAGGTCTACTGATATGTTTACCACGTGAACAAGCTGCAGCATATTGCAAAGACATTGAAAAGCAGGAAGGGTATCAAGCCTGGATCATTGGAATTGTCGAGAAGGGAAATCGCACTGCTCGTATCATTGATAAACCGCGAGTTATCGAAGTCCCTGCAAAAGAAAAAGATGGAGAACTTTGGTAA
- the Sps1 gene encoding inactive selenide, water dikinase-like protein isoform X2, protein MHMAIPRIGIGMDSSVTPLRHGGLSLVQTTDFFYPLVDDPYMMGKIACANVLSDLYAMGVTECDNMLMLLGVSTKMTEKERDVVVPLIMRGFKDSALEAGTTVTGGQTVVNPWCTIGGVASTVCQPNEYIVPDNAVVGDVLVLTKPLGTQVAVNAHQWLDQPDRWNRIKLVVSEDDVRKAYQRAMDSMARLNRIAARLMHKYNAHGATDVTGFGLLGHAQNLAKHQKNEVSFVIHNLPVIAKMAAVAKACGNMFQLLQGHSAETSGGLLICLPREQAAAYCKDIEKQEGYQAWIIGIVEKGNRTARIIDKPRVIEVPAKEKDGELW, encoded by the exons ATGCACATGGCCATTCCCagaattg gGATTGGCATGGACTCCTCCGTAACGCCACTTCGGCATGGTGGACTTAGTTTGGTGCAAACCACAGACTTCTTCTACCCTCTAGTCGATGATCCTTACATGATGG GTAAAATTGCTTGTGCCAATGTCTTAAGCGATCTATACGCAATGGGTGTGACAGAGTGTGATAACATGTTAATGCTACTTGGTGTAAGCACGAAGATGACCGAGAAAGAACGGGATGTTGTTGTGCCACTCATCATGAGGGGATTCAAAGATTCTGCCCTGGAAGCTGGGACCACTGTAACAGGTGGACAAACGGTTGTGAATCCCTGGTGCACTATTGGTGGAGTCGCCTCCACAGTTTGTCAGCCTAACGAGTACATTGT CCCAGATAATGCTGTTGTGGGAGACGTTTTGGTTCTTACAAAACCTCTGGGGACTCAGGTTGCAGTGAATGCACATCAGTGGTTAGATCAACCGGATCGTTGGAACAGAATTAAACTTGTCGTCAGTGAGGACGATGTCAGAAAGGCCTATCAACGAGCTATGGACAGTATGGCAAGACTCAACAGAATAG CTGCCCGCTTAATGCACAAATACAACGCTCACGGGGCAACAGATGTTACAGGGTTTGGCCTGTTGGGTCATGCCCAGAATCTAGCGAAACACCAAAAGAATGAAGTGTCCTTCGTGATTCACAATCTACCTGTGATAGCAAAAATGGCAGCAGTGGCAAAGGCCTGTGGCAACATGTTCCAACTGCTTCAGGGTCACTCAGCAGAGACCAGTGGAGGTCTACTGATATGTTTACCACGTGAACAAGCTGCAGCATATTGCAAAGACATTGAAAAGCAGGAAGGGTATCAAGCCTGGATCATTGGAATTGTCGAGAAGGGAAATCGCACTGCTCGTATCATTGATAAACCGCGAGTTATCGAAGTCCCTGCAAAAGAAAAAGATGGAGAACTTTGGTAA
- the LOC135162303 gene encoding probable methylmalonate-semialdehyde/malonate-semialdehyde dehydrogenase [acylating], mitochondrial, with translation MAFLTRVIKAEASFVRSYVSAAPTVNMYLDGQFVKSEATEFTDVHDPATNELIARTPKSTKKEMERAVASAKQAYEKWRNSSVLTRQGLMLKYQALIREHFHEIASNLVKENGKTMADAEGDVLRGLQVVDYCAAIPTLQMGESTPDIATDMDIISYRIPLGVTASIAPFNFPAMIPLWSFPISVACGNAAILKPSERVPGASMILADLFTKAGAPPGLLNIIHGQHEAVDFICEHSDIKAVSFVGSDPAGKHIYKKASAHGKRVQCNMAAKNHCVVMPDANKNKTISQIVGAAFGAAGQRCMALSVAVFVGKSKHWIPEIVKAAEMLKVNAGHVPHTDLGPVISPQSKQRILELVDSGIKDGAKIDLDGRQIVVPGYEKGNFVGPTVLSDVQTHMRCYTEEIFGPVLLCMFAPTLDDAISIINRNPYGNGSAIFTTNGATARSYIHRIETGQVGVNVPIPVPLPMFSFTGNKGSFLGDNHFYGKHGINFHTQTKTITQLWRAVDATDIASSTAMPTMQ, from the exons ATGGCTTTCCTTACACGAGTGATAAAGGCCGAG GCGTCCTTCGTGAGGTCTTATGTCAGTGCAGCTCCTACCGTGAATATGTATTTAGACGGACAGTTCGTAAAATCAGAAGCCACAGAATTCACAGACGTTCATGATCCAGCAACCAACGAACTCATCGCTCGCACTCCGAAATCAACGAAGAAGGAAATGGAGAGAGCAGTGGCAAGTGCAAAACAGGCCTATGAAAAGTGGCGTAATTCTAGTGTTTTAACGAGACAGGGATTGATGCTAAAGTATCAAGCACTTATTCGGGAACACTTTCACGAAATAGCTTCGAATTTGGTGAAGGAAAATGGCAAAACCATGGCCGATGCTGAAGGAGATGTTCTCCGCGGTCTTCAGGTAGTGGATTATTGTGCGGCAATTCCTACTCTTCAAATGGGAGAATCTACACCTGATATTGCTACAGATATGGACATCATCTCCTACAGGATACCTCTGGGTGTAACTGCGTCAATCGctccattcaattttccagCTATGATTCCACTCTGGTCTTTTCCAATTTCTGTTGCCTGTGGAAATGCTGCAATTTTGAAACCTTCTGAAAGAGTTCCAGGAGCTTCTATGATCCTGGCTGACTTATTCACCAAAGCTGGAGCGCCTCCAGGTCTTCTAAATATTATTCATGGACAGCATGAAGCTGTAGACTTCATATGTGAACATTCCGATATAAAAGCCGTGTCTTTTGTTGGCTCTGATCCTGCT ggGAAACACATTTATAAAAAGGCATCAGCTCATGGAAAGCGTGTTCAATGCAACATGGCAGCTAAAAATCACTGTGTAGTAATGCCAGATGCCAATAAGAACAAAACAATTTCTCAAATTGTTGGCGCAGCATTTGGTGCAGCAGGTCAACGCTGTATGGCTCTCTCAGTCGCTGTATTCGTAGGAAAATCGAAGCACTGGATTCCTGAGATCGTCAAAGCAGCTGAAATGCTCAAAGTTAACGCTGGACACGTTCCTCACACAGATTTGGGTCCTGTGATATCACCACAGTCCAAACAGAGAATTCTGGAGCTTGTTGATTCTGGAATTAAGGATGGCGCTAAAATTGATCTCGATGGACGTCAAATTGTCGTACCAGGCTATGAAAAGGGAAATTTTGTTGGACCAACTGTATTATCTGACGTTCAG aCTCATATGAGATGTTACACCGAGGAAATATTCGGCCCTGTTCTTCTTTGTATGTTTGCTCCAACCTTAGACGATGCTATCTCCATTATAAATAGAAATCCCTACGGAAACGGGAGTGCAATATTcacaacaaatggtgcaacaGCAAGAAGTTACATTCATAGGATTGAAACAGGTCAAGTAGGCGTCAACGTACCCATTCCAGTTCCCTTGCCCATGTTCAGCTTCACAGGGAATAAAGGCTCGTTTTTAGGGGATAATCATTTCTACGGAAAACAC GGAATTAACTTCCATACACAGACTAAGACCATTACACAGTTATGGAGAGCTGTAGACGCAACAGACATCGCATCGTCAACAGCAATGCCGACGatgcaatga
- the LOC135162325 gene encoding uncharacterized protein LOC135162325 isoform X3: protein MLTVSAGMEVGSGGHRGGLGGGLNGKPSGVDSMHQDAMVAVARDRAIRAGSVRHDLALDLPPRLQLPDGEERPYGTQTGLHLRDPDQESEIYQKCVRPPPNRTIFDSESPPPYRSQSGLLDAPDRIVRCHSAGSSLLRVFRKFPTNNSSSSTPTVGVPPTRRPTLSSYSDSSGNLNNLSSLTIVPCEADETNSHQDNQEHV, encoded by the exons ATGCTGACAGTGAGCGCAGGTATGGAGGTAGGCAGTGGAGGTCATCGGGGTGGTCTTGGTGGTGGATTGAATGGAAAACCATCTGGGGTTGATAGCATGCACCAAGATGCCATGGTAGCTGTGGCGAGGGACCGAGCTATCCGAGCCGGCAGCGTTAGACATGATCTTGCTCTTGATTTACCGCCTAGACTGCAACTTCCTGATGGAGAAGAGAGACCTTATGGTACACAGACCGGATTACATCTTCGTGATCCCGATCAG gaAAGCGAGATTTATCAGAAATGTGTCCGACCTCCACCAAATAGAACGATATTTGATAGCGAGAGTCCACCACCCTATAGAAGTCAATCAGGGCTTCTAGACGCCCCCGACAGAATAGTACGTTGTCACAGTGCTGGCAGCTCACTCTTAAGGGTATTCcgaaaatttccaacaaaCAATAGCAGCAGTTCAACACCCACTGTAGGAGTACCTCCAACGAGAAGGCCAACATTGTCAAGTTACTCAGACTCCAGTGGTAATCTAAATAATCTCTCCAGCCTAACAATAGTGCCCTgcgaagcagatgaaacaaaTAGTCATCAAGACAATCAGGAACACGTCTGA
- the LOC135162325 gene encoding uncharacterized protein LOC135162325 isoform X2 — MTILWMLTVSAGMEVGSGGHRGGLGGGLNGKPSGVDSMHQDAMVAVARDRAIRAGSVRHDLALDLPPRLQLPDGEERPYGTQTGLHLRDPDQESEIYQKCVRPPPNRTIFDSESPPPYRSQSGLLDAPDRIVRCHSAGSSLLRVFRKFPTNNSSSSTPTVGVPPTRRPTLSSYSDSSGNLNNLSSLTIVPCEADETNSHQDNQEHV, encoded by the exons ATGCTGACAGTGAGCGCAGGTATGGAGGTAGGCAGTGGAGGTCATCGGGGTGGTCTTGGTGGTGGATTGAATGGAAAACCATCTGGGGTTGATAGCATGCACCAAGATGCCATGGTAGCTGTGGCGAGGGACCGAGCTATCCGAGCCGGCAGCGTTAGACATGATCTTGCTCTTGATTTACCGCCTAGACTGCAACTTCCTGATGGAGAAGAGAGACCTTATGGTACACAGACCGGATTACATCTTCGTGATCCCGATCAG gaAAGCGAGATTTATCAGAAATGTGTCCGACCTCCACCAAATAGAACGATATTTGATAGCGAGAGTCCACCACCCTATAGAAGTCAATCAGGGCTTCTAGACGCCCCCGACAGAATAGTACGTTGTCACAGTGCTGGCAGCTCACTCTTAAGGGTATTCcgaaaatttccaacaaaCAATAGCAGCAGTTCAACACCCACTGTAGGAGTACCTCCAACGAGAAGGCCAACATTGTCAAGTTACTCAGACTCCAGTGGTAATCTAAATAATCTCTCCAGCCTAACAATAGTGCCCTgcgaagcagatgaaacaaaTAGTCATCAAGACAATCAGGAACACGTCTGA